The genome window CGCCACCACCATCGAAGCATTGTTGTCGAAGAGCTGATGGTTGGCGATGCCCTTGTAAACGTAGCTGATCGCCTCGCGCGCGGCCGCGCTGGCGTTTTCCACCGGCGTGCCGGTGGCGCGATCGAGCAACTCCTTCAATCCGTCGCGCTGTTGCTTCAAGGTTTCGAGCTTCTTTTCGGCTTCCGCCAGCTTGGCGACGGTTACTTCATAACGGTTCCCACCCAAGTTGCCGCCGGCACGGCGTTTGGCCTCGGTGTACCGCCGGTCGATCTCGTCGTAGTCGCGCTGCGCCTGCCGCACCTGCTCCTGCAGCGTCTCCAGTTGCTTTTCATCGGAACTGGCGCCTTCGACCTTACTGCGGTCGACATAGAGCCGCGCCAGGCTGTTCGCGGTTTGGGTAACGACATAGGGATCGTTGTCGGTCAGTTTCACCGACATCAGGGTCAGACTCTGATTCAAGCCCGGTTGCACGCGCTGTTGCAGCGAAGAGACGGCGGATTTGAACGGCTCGACTTTGAAGGTGACGCGCGACGGCAGCTTCTGCGGGTCCGCCAATTGAAAGGAGATGCCATTAACGGAAATGGTATCGCTGGCGGCGCGGAAGACGTCGCCGGTGCGCAGGGGAATCTCCTCGTCCGAGTCTTCATCCAGCATGGCGAGAGTGAACTGGCCGTCGCCGGGAATGCGCAACACATAAGTGCCGACGCGGGGATTGTAGGTGCTGGAGAGCTTTGCAAAAATCCGGTTGCGAATGAGAAACCGGCCGTTCTCCGAATCCTGTTCGAGGGTGACCGCCAGGCCCAGCGCCGCCACCACCTGCTCGGCAAACGTGCGGCTGTTGAGCACTTCGACGATTTCCTGCATCATCGTCTCGGGGTTTTTCATCGCGCTGATATTGCGGTAGCGAATGGTGGCCGTGGCCTCGTAGATCGGCTTTTCCTGCTTGACATAGATCGCCCACGGCACCGCCACCACCGCCGCGACGAGCAGCACCAGCCACCAGCGGCGTCTGAGCGCCTGCACGTAACGGCCCAAATCCAGCTTTTGACCTTCCAGCGCCCCATCATCTTCAAAGGCTAATGTGTCGATACCCATTTTCTTCCCGAACTCCGTTGCTAAACGACTGCGTCTTGAAGCCAAGTCCGCAACAAAACCTCCGCGTCAACGATTGCTGCGGTCGGACACTTGCAGATAGAACACTGCGACCGACAGTGCAAAGGAGGTGTAACGTACCACGTCGTCGACCGTGAAACGCGAGTAGGTCGGCATGATCACTTGGTCGCCGGAGCGCACGCCGAGCTGCTCGAGAGAATGCGCGTTTTCGAAGCCTTCCAGCAGGTTTTTGCTGACGGTGCGGCCGCCGCGCATGACCTTGATCTTGCGCACGTCGGCGCCGTTGGCCGGCCCGCCGGCGAGGTTGATCAGCTCCCACAGGGAATCTTTGGCGCGAATCAAGTAGGAGCCCGGCCGCTGCACCGCGCCCATCACCGCCACGCGGATCAACGGCATGCAGAAAATTTGTTCGATCGGCGGTTTGATGGTGAGGTCATTGAACAGCTCGTCGCGCAGCCGGCGCGCCAGGCTGTCCGGCGGCAGGCCCGCGGCCTTGATCGGCGCGCGCAAATAGGGGACGTAGATGTAGCCGCCCTGATCGATGAGGTAGTCGCCCGCGATGTTCAAGTCCTGGCGCCGTCCCATGTCGCGGCCGTCCGTCTTCTCCAACACAATCACGCGCACGCCTTCTCCCGCGCGGAAGCGTGCCCCCTGGCTGTCGCGCGAGTAGTAGGTGGACTGCGCCTGGCTGGTACCACCGACCAAGCCAAGGAAGATCGCAGTGGCGAGGGAAACCACTTGCGTGCGAAGGTGGAAACGATTGGTGTGCATAACTGAGACTCCCGAAGTAGGTGGCAAGAATTCAATCCGTTGAACCTGAAGAATGCAGGCAGAACCGCAGCGAGCACGCGCCAGAGTACATTACCCACAAAAGCATCGTTTGAGCATCGCGCCGGCGCAAAAACGGGCCGGACGGCCCGCGCGAGGCGGCCGCATGCATGCAAATACAAAAACGCAATTGTAACCAGCAATTGCTGTACCAGCGCTCAGGCGGGCGAAGCAGAGGTTGTTGGGAAAACGACTGCCGGAGCAGAAACTGGAAGGAAGAGGAAACCGGGGCCCTGCAACCTCAGCGCGAGCGATAGAAACGATACCGCTTGTCCTGGGTATCGAGGTTCAGTTTGCGGAGAAGCTGATAGAGCTTCCACCAGCCGATCTTGACGAAGCCGAACCGGTCGGTGTTGAGGCTTTGCGCGATCTTGCGCACCCCCAACGCAGGGTTCTCAATGATGATGATTTTTATCTTTTCCGTGAGTGGCAGGACACGTTCATCAATCTTCGGTTTGGTGAATGCCGAGCGTGATTTGGCCCGCGCCCCCTCCGCTTCGCGCAGGCGCGAAACAGATTTGGGCGGATCCAGTACCGCCACCTCTCCTGTGGTCAATTCGGCCGGACTGTAGGATTGCGAGATGCTGCGGGTCAGGTCCAGGCCGATCGACAGATCAAAATCGTCAATCGCCTCCTCGAGGGATTCGTAGGCATCCAGAATGCGGTTGAACTCCAGCATTTCAAAGACGTCGTGAACCTCCGGGATCATCTCCACGATCTTCAAATCCCCGCCATTTTCGCGGATGCCCTTGATCTCGCCCACAAACACACCCCATCCCGCCGAGCTGACATAGTTCACCTGGCTCATGTCCACGATCAAATGATAGATGCCCTCGCGGAGCACCCGGGTGATCTGGGTCAGCATTTCTGAGCAGGTCTGCGTGTCGATATATCCCTTGACACGAAACAAGGCGATGTCACGACGGGTGCCGACCTTGGTGATTGAAATCTCGATTCCTTCCATCAACTGAGCCTCTTGCCAGTGCTGGCATCCTTTTTAGTTTTCAAATTTTATGCCGTAAACGGCACAACCATCATCTTCGCCCTGCGCCGGCGCCGGAGCGCTGGTGCCGTGTGCTGAGCTGTCCGCCAGTAGGTTTGAGTTGACGTAACCCTTGTATTTGGGGGCGGAAGTGATCCCCGGTGCGCAACGCGGAGAATCACCTTCCTGGCGCGCAGCAAGAGCGCACGAGTTGGGCAGGCAAAATTGTGACACTTGTCGAGAATTTGTTCACTCTTGAAACAGCCGGCGTATCATCGTAAGACGCAAAAGGCCAAACCGGCACAACCGGACGGCCGGGGACCGGCTACTTTTTGCCCCGCGTCATGAGCTTGGCGTAGAGCCGGGTGTACTCCTCGGCTACCGCCTCCCAGGAGGCATTTGCCGTCATCGCGGATTTGGCCACCCTGGCCCAGCGCTTCTTGTCATGAAACAGGGTGACCGCGCTTTTCAGGGCTTTGACCATCTCTTTGGCCTCGGGATTGGCGAGCAGAAACGCATTTCCGGTTCCCGCCTTGCGGCAATCCTGCAGCGCTTCGGTGTAGCCCTCGTGGTCCATGAGCAGCGGCACCGCGCCGTAAGACATGGCTTGCAGCGGCAGCGCAGACTTCAGCAGCACGCCCGATACCGGCAGCACCAGGTCGCTCGCGGCGAGCGCACGATGCAGCAAAGGCTCATCGTAGCCGAGCTGCACCGCCATCTTGCCCGCATATTTCTTGCGATGTTTTGCCAGCACCTTCTCGGTTTTGGGATTCGCCACGCCGAGATAGACGACGTTGAAATTGAGCGCCAGCGCCTCGCCGAGTATCGAATCGATTTGATCGAGCACCTCCGCGCCCTCGCCTTGATCCAACATGGCGAGCAGCGGCGTTTCCTCCGAAAACTTGCAGGCGACACTTTCCAGAAACTCCTTCTTGCCGCGCAGCTTGCCGGAGAGATCGCTCTCGGAAAAATGCTGGATCAGGTGGGGACTGGCGGCCGGGTTCCAGAGTTTGCGGTCCACGCCATGCGGCGTGCCAGTGAGCAGCTTGCGCCGTTTTTGCATGGCCTCATCGAGGCCTTGGGTGCGGCCGCCGCTCTGCAGCAGTTGCCTGGCGTAGCCCTCGCCGATCACGTTGATCAAGTCGGCGCTCAGCAGGCCGGCCTTGAGGAAATTGAACTGGCCGTTGAGTGCAATCTGGCTCTCCGGGTAGTGCAGGGAGTTGGCGCCCTCGACGGCCTTCAAGAGATTGGCGGAAAATACGCCCGGCTCCGCAAAGTTGTGCACGGTGAGCAGGACTTTGGTGTTCTTGAAAAAGGCGTCGTCACGGTAGGCCGTCTTGAGCAACACTGGAATCAGCGCGGTTTGCCAGTCGTTGCAATGAATAATGTCCGGCTGCCAATGCAACAGCTTCAAGGTTTCCAGGCAACCCTTGCAGAACAGCGAAAAGCGCTCGGCATTATCGGCATACGGCTTCTTAGTTTTGGGATCAACGTAGAGACCCTGACGGTCAAAAGCGGGTTTCTGATCGAAGAAATAGATTTGCACTTTGGAGTCGGGCAGGAACGCCGATTTGCCGTTGGCGACGTGGGTTTCGCGCGCCCACGGCACCGCCATGTCTTTCAAGCGAATCACGTCGCGCAGAACGTATTTGCGTTCGTTGACACTGCGGTAGTTGGGCATCATTACACGGATGTCATGATCCATCTCCTTGAGCGCTTTGGGAAGGGCATTAGCCGCATCCGCGAGCAGGCTGGAGCCAACAAAGGGCGAAATTTCCGCTGCCACATAGAAAATCTTGAATTTGTTTTTCATTACGCCGTTCCTGTTTCTTCTGCTTCAATAACTCGTTCACTGCTGCTGCCGGCGGGCGCTGTGCGCCGCACGGCGGGTTCAGAGGCGAGCATCGCGCAAGTGCTGGGCAGCCAGTTCCGGTGGCGTCGGATTGATGTAGAAACCGGAGCCCCACTCGAACCCGGCGACCTTGGTCAGCTTCGGAATGATTTCGAGGTGCCAGTGGTATTCCAGCGAGGCCTGCTCCTGCACTGGGAAAGTATGAAGAATGAAATTGTAATGGGGATCCTCCAGGGCGCTGCTGATGCGCTGCAGGGTTTCCTGCAACGTCACTGCCAGGCCGTGATAGTGCTCCGGCTCGGTGGCCTCGAAGTGGGAGGCATGCCGGGTGGGGAGCAGCCAGGTTTCAAAGGGGAAACGCGGGGCAAACGGCTCGAGAGCGACATAGTCCTCACGCGCCACCACCACGCGCTTGCCGGAATGCAGTTCCTGCCGGAGAATGTCGCAGTAAATGCAGCGCTCTTTCAATTCAAAATGCCGGCGCGCGCCCTCCAGCTCCTCCTGCACGCGTTTGGGAATGATGGGCGTGGCAATGAGCTGCGAATGCGAATGCTCCAGCGAGGCGCCGGCGGCCGTGCCGCGATTCTTGAACACCAGAATGTATTTGAAGCGGGTGTCGTTTTTCAAATCCTGGATGCGCTGGCGATAGGTCAGCAGAATGTCTTTGACGTGCTCGACGGGCAGATCCGACAGCTCGGCCAGATGATTGGGCGATTCGATGATCACTTCGTGGGCGCCCACGCCGTTCATCAGATCATACAGCCCTTCGCCGCGGCGATTGAGATCGCCTTCAATTTGCAGTGCGGGAAATTTGTTCGGCACGACACGAATGTTCCAGCCGGTGGTGTTGGGGGCGGAATGGTTCGGGCGGGTGGCGACGATCTCGGGCGGTGTCTTGTCTTCATTGCCCGGACAAAAAGGGCAAAAGCCGCCGGACCGCGTCTTCGGCTCGACAAACCAGTCGCCGGGCCGCTTTCCCCGTTCGGTCGAAATGATCACCCAACGATCGGTGATGGGATCCTTGCGTAACTCCGGCATGCGTAGTTCTTATGTCCTGAGATTCTGGTCAAATTGCTGATTCGGCAGAATGGCCCGCCGGCAGGCCGGGAAGCCCGGCCGAAGTGCCGCAGCGTTGGGCGAGGCGCCTGTCGGTGTCGGCCTCGCTGTTGCTGCGCTCCCGGGTTTTCCCAAGCGGTCCGCGCTGGCGGCTGCAGAGATTTCACGGGTGTGGGCTGGAAACCCGCTTCACCCTGGTGTAATGAAAAAGGTGGCACTAGGCCACCCCGTGGGCACATCGACAGCAGCGCGATGCTGAGCGCATTTCTTTCCGCAGCGGGCCGGCCTACATCTGGCTGAGATAGCGCCTGGCCTTCGCAACATATTCGCTGTTGGGGTAAATGGCGAGCAGTTGCTCCAACTCGCTGCGCGCGCGGGCGCGATCACCCAGCCGCAAATAACAGAGGCCCAGCTTCAGGTGCGCATCATCCAGCTTGTCCGACCGCGAAAAGGCGAGCACCTTCTGAAATTCCGCGATCGATTGCGCGAAGTTGCCCAGCCCGTAGTAGCATTCGCCGATCCAGTACTGCGCATTGTCCGCCAGACTGTTCTTATCGTCTTCCGCCAGCAACTCGGCGAACACCTGGATGGCATTGCGATATTGTTTTTGCTCATACAGCTCGCGTGCCTGAGCGTAGCGCTGGGCATAGTTGCCGCTGACGGTGACTGTCCGGCTGTTGCTGCTGCTCCGCTTTTGTGCGGCCTCCAGTTCGGCCTGCAATGCCTGCAGGCGGCGTTCCTTCTCACTGACATCGGCCTGCAACGTGGAAATCTGCTGGTTCTTCTCCTGCAATTCGCGCTGCAGGCGTGACAATTCGGGGCTGGTCTCGGGCTGCGTCACCACCGCCGGTTCCGCGGTGTCGGGTTTTGCGGCCTCGGGTTTCTTGGCCTCCGGCACGATGCCCAACAGCCGCAGCACCTCATTCTCGTCGTCCGTAGTGGCGGGTTGCGCTGATTGCTCGCCGCCTTCGAGTAAACGATCAATATCCACCTCTTCACCGGGCGTGCCTTCGGTTTGGGTGGTCTTCCGGCTGCCGCCGCAGGCAGTCATGAACACCAACACCAGCAACCCCAGCAGAGCAAGGGCAGCCCGTGAAATTGCCCAACGAAAAACTCTTTGCCTCATTACCGTCTCCTGGTCACACTAGGATGGACCCGCTGATATGTCCTGGCGCCACGCGTACCATTTACGCACAAATACCGTGAAGCTTCATTTTTGATGACGGTTGACCACGTAACCGGCAGCGCCCCAGCCGCCCGCTGCCGCGAAAAATGCGGCGACGCGCCACCAGGTTTCCCGGCCGTGCACCATGATGTAGTTCGGCCGGTTGGGCAGCCCGCTGTAGCCCAAACCGCTGATGGCCTCATCGACCGCTACTACGCAGTACTCCAGGCCGCCTTTGGGAATGCTGGGACCCGGGATAATGGCCTCGTAGATCTCGCGGTCGCTGGTTGCCATCGGCTCCACCAGCCAGCGCCGCACGTTCACCGGCCGGTGCAACACCGCGGCTTTCAACAAGTTGCGGTTTTCGTAGATCTCCGCCTGAATGCGCAAATCCCTGCCGGCAGTTGCCCGCTTGAGCGGGTGATGAATGACGATGGGCGGAATCTCATCAGCGCTGCTGGTGGCGCCGCTGCCGGTGAAGGCAAGCAGGCTGGTGCTGATCTGCGTGTCGGGCACGCCGTCATGATCCATGTAACCATCGCGGTCTTCGCGGGCGCGGGAATCCAAATCATACCGGTCCCACACGCCGTCGCGATCGCGGTCAGGCGTTCCGCCGCCGAGCTTCATCGTCAGGCCGGTGAAAAGGGTGATCAAGCCGTCATGCTCGTCACCGCTGAAATCCAAATCAAGCTTGTCGCTGAAGGTGTAGCGGAAGGCGGCGCCGGCTGACCAGTTGAAGCGCTGTGAGAGTGAAACCTCAAATCCGCCGGCCGCCTTGAGCAGGTAGGCGCGTTCTTCCTTGCGCGAGCCGCCCTGAAACGGTTCGCGATTGTCTTTGCGCACATTGTACCACAACAAACCGCCGGCGCCCAGAGTGACAAACGGCGAGAACGTTTTGTAAGGTGAGTAGCGCAACGTCACGTCAAACTCAATGGGGAGGGCGATGGCGACGGAGTCCTGGCGCGTGTCATCATCCGTCAGGAATTCGCCCAGGCCTGCTTCGAGGCCGAACGCCAGGTGGGGATCCGGAGAATAGTAGGCCAAGGCGCTGCCGAACGGCCGCAGAACCGCTTCCTTAACATCTCCTTCGATGCGCCCCACCCCGCCGCGCAAACCAAAACCGAATTTGGAATCCTGCGCTCGCACCGGCACGGCCGCGATCATCACCAAAATGCCCCAGAGCAGCCAACCTCTCTTGCATGTCTTCACAAGGTCAAGCCCCGTATCAAAACTGTAAAATTTTCGAGATTAAGGTATGAAAGTTCACTCTGAATGTCAAGCCTTCCTTCCTGGCGCGCCAGCGGCTGGGGCTGCAATCAGTACTGAAAGCGCCGCAATCCCGCGTTGAGGATCAAGCCCACCAGCGTCATGTTCGTCCACAGCGAAGAGCCGCCATAGCTCAAGAACGGCAGCGGAATGCCGGTGACCGGCATGATGCCCACCGTCATGCCGGTGTTGACGATGACGTGCACGCCGATCAACGTTACGCAGCCCACCACCATCAACGTCAGAAATTTGTTTTTGGCGGACACCGCAATACCGAGGGCGCGCCAGAGCAGCACGAAGAACGTCAGCAGCACCAGGGTAACGCCCCAGAAACCCAACTCCTCACCCACCACCGAAAAAATGAAATCGGTGTGTTGCTCCGGCAAAAAGCGCAACTTGGTTTGCGTGCCGCGTGCCCAGCCTTTGCCCCAGAAACCGCCGGAGCCGATGGCAACCTGCGATTGCGCGACTTGATAGCCCGTGCCGCGCGGATCCTGCTGCAGGCCGACGAAGGTGAGGATGCGGGTCTTTTGATAATCCTTCAGCCGGTTCCACAAGCTGGGGGTGAGCGCGCCGACGCCGACATTCAACACCAGCACGGCGAGCAACACCGGCAGCTTGCGCTTGGAGAGCAACAGCACGACGATGATCAGAATCATCGCGGCGCCAAACGTGTAGACATTGAAGGCCGAGAGCAACGTGATGATCGGGCTGACCACCAGAAACACGATGAAAGGCGACAATCCCGCCCAAAACAAAACCGGCAGCAGCAGCGAGGCCACCACGATCGCGGTGCCGAGATCAGGCTCCTTCAAAATCAAGGCAGTGGGCACCAGCACCATGGCGAAACAGACGCCGATATCTTTGAGCGACCGCAAATCGCGCGCTTCATCGGAGAGATAACGTGCCAGCGCCAGCAGGGTCGCAATTTTGGCGACTTCGGCGGGCTGAAAATGCACCGGCCCGAGAATAAACCAGCGATGCACGCCCTTGCCGCCGCCGACAAACAGCACGAGAATCAACAACACCACGCTTACGCCGTAGAGGCTGTAAGCCACGCCTTTGAGATATTTGACCGGCGTCAGCACCACGGCCGAGGCGAGCATCGCGCCCGCCAGAAACCAGATGATTTGCTTGGCAAAGCTGTGCCGAATTGCCGCGGAAGTGGTGGGCGAATTGGTCGTGCTGTAAATCGCCATCAGCCCGACGGTGACGAGCAGAAGGACACAAACGATGATGACCTTGTCGATGTCCTTCCAACTGATGTTGGCACGTGCTAACATAATCAGTCCGCTGCCTCTTCCGCTTCCGACTGTGGCGTCAATTTGTTGTTCTCGACCAGGAAGCTCAAAATCTTGCGCGCGATCGGCGCCGCGGCGCCGCTGCCCGAGCCGCCATTCTCGATGAACACGCAGAAGGCGATCTGGGGATCATCAAACGGGGCGAAGCCGATAAACCAGCCATGCGGCTCACCGTGCGGGTTTTGCGCGGTGCCGGTCTTGCCGGCGCTCACCAAACCCTCGACCCGGGAACGGACCGCGGTGCCGCGGCTGCCATTGACAACCAAAAACATGCCGCGCCTCACCAAGGCCCAAGTCTCCGGCCGAATCCCCTTCACCTGCATCGAATCCGGTTCCACGGCTTCCTCCGCGCCGGTGAACGGATCCAGGACGCTGCGGCGCAAGCGCGGTTTGAAACTGTGGCCTTCATTGGCAAGTGCCATCGCAAAAGCAGCCATCTGCAAAGGCGTCACCAGCAGGTCGCCCTGCCCGATAGCCAGATTCAACATCATGCCCTTGCCCCAACGATCCTTGCCGTAGCGCCGATCGAGATAGGCCACGTTCGGCAGCAGGCCGGCGTTTTCCTCGCCAAGGTCAATGCCGGTGGCCCGGCCAAAACCGAAGCGCTCGGCATAGTCCGACCAATGCTCCAACCCGACGCGGAAACCCATGCGATAGAAGTAAACGTTGCACGATTGCTCCAGCGCGCCGAGCAGATTGACCGTGCCGTGGCCGCCTTTCTTGTGGCACTCAAAGGTCCGTCCGCCGAAAACATAGTAGCCCGGGCAAAACACCGTTTCATTGGGATTGATCAGGCCGGTTTCCAAGCCCGCAATGGCGGTGATCATTTTGAAGGTCGAGCCGGGCGGATACACACTCTGCACCATGCGATCGTAAAGCGGCTTGTTGGGATCATTGAGCAGGCGGTTCCAAATCTCGGGCGTGAGGGTGCGGGAAAAAAGCTCGGGGTCGAAATCCGGTTTGCTCACCAGCGCCAGGACATCGCCGTTCTTGCAATTCAACACCACGGCGCCGCCGTTCTTGCCGGTCAGCTCGGTCTCCAACATGCGTTGCAACGAAGCATCGAGGCCGAGCAGCACGTCCTTGCCCGGCTCCGGCGGATTGTTGCGAAAGCGCTCGCCGTCCTGCTCGGTGAGATCGCGGATGACGCGGCCCAAGGCGTCCACTTCGATGAAGCGATGGCCCTTCACCCCGCGCATCACGCCCTCGTATTGGCGTTCGATGCCCTTCTTGCCGATCAAATCGCCCGGACTGTAGTTGTCGCCGTAGAGACTCAGTTCAGCGTCGCTGATTTCGCTGAGATAGCCGAACAAATGCGGTGCTTTCACGCCGTGGTCATAGGTGCGGCGCGACTCGGCGCGAAAATCCACACCGGTCAGCTCGAGGCGGCGTTCATTGAGCAGGCTGAACGCGGCGAAATCAACCTGGCGGCCGATTTTGACCGGCACGAAGTTGCCGCGCTTGTTGCGGTCAATCTGTTGCTTGAGCTCGGCGGGGGTGGTGCGCAGGGCCGCGGAGATGATCTCATAGGCCTGCGGCGCATTGCGAATCTCGATGGGCACGGCATAGATGGCGTAGGCCGGACTGTTCTCCACCAGTACTTCGCCGAAGCGGTCGCGAATCAGGCCGCGCGGCGGATCGACTTCGATCACGCGCACGCGATTCTTGTTGGCCTCCTCGAGGAACTGCTCGCCCCGCAAGAGTTGCACGTATGCGAAGCGACCGATCAGAACCAGAAACAGGAGCGCGAGGCCACCACTGAAGAGGCGGCGTTTGGATTCCAGACTCAGTTCCATACGGGCAGGGCTGGTTGCGGTGCGGCGGCCATGGCGTTTCTATTTTCGCTCGAAACTCTTGGCAAACAGCAAATGCGCGATGGCTGCCAGCACCAGGGTGTACAGGGAATTGGGAATCACATAGCGAACGATCAAATGCAGAAGGCTGAAATCAGCATCAAAATAGTAGATGCCGTCGCGAATCAAATTGTGCACCAGCGCCGTGGCCAGGGTGATGCCGAGGGTGACCTGCAGGCCGAACTTGAGCTTGTCGCGTGCCAGGTAGGCGGCCACGAATCCCGCCACCGCTTTGGCCAGCGCCTGCAGGCCATAGAGATGGGTGGCGAAAGCATCCTGGGCCAGCCCGGCAAGAAAACCCGTGACGATCGCCGCGATGGCGCCGTGCCGGATGGCCGAGAGCACCAGCCCGACAACCAGCAGGTCCGGTGCCACTTCATAAATCGTCAGCAACGGAACAAAGCCGACCTGCACGAGCAGGAAGATCGAGAACGTCAACAGGTATTTGAGGACGCGCTTTGCCAACTGATTCAGTCTCCGCTGGTGGAATCCGCGACCGTCACTTGAAAACTCTCGGCCGGCGTGGTGATCACAAACAATTCTTCCAAACGATCGAAACGCACCGCCGGCTCCAGCGGGATGCGCATGAAGGGTTCGCCCTTTTCGAGCGAAGGCGCAATCACTTTGCCGATGCGCAAACCCGGCGGATAAAGCGCGCTGTAATCGGAAGTGACCACCATATCGCCCGCCTTGATGACGGCATTGCGCGGCACGCCGGTCATTTCCAATCCGCGCGTGTCACTCCACGACACAATGCCGAGCACGCGACCGCCCTGCGAACGGGCGCTCACACTGAAATTGCGATCGAGCATCAATTGCACCAGGCTGGTGCGCTCGTTGACTTTGTAGATCTTGCCGGCCAGACCCTCGGGCGTCACCACCGGCATGTTCACGCGCATGCCCTGCCGGGCGCCGAGATCGATGATCACGGTGTTGGGCGTGCGGCTGCGTTCGGCGAACAGCACCCGGGCGCTGCGGAACTGCAGCGGCGCACGCTCGCGGTATTCCAACAGCCGCCGCAGCCGGAAATTCTCCAGGTACGCCTCGCGCAGTTGGCTGTTCTCCAGCATGAGCTGAGTGGCGCGTTGGCGCAGCGCGCTCATCTCCTCGGCGGATTGCGTCAGGCGCGCGAACCAGCTCAGCTTCTCCTGCAGCATGGCCAGCCGGTCCACCGCCAGCCCGCGGAGTGCATCGATCTGGGGCGCATCATTGTTGAAGAGAATGGCGATCGCGGCCACGATGGCGGCGAACAGCGTGAAATACTCCCGCCGTGAAATGAGGTATTCGTTGGAGCGATCGAGCAGCGCGGTCTTCATGGCTTTCAGGCAAGGTCCGTGTCACGTCCGGGGCGGCTCAATAGCGCTTGACCTTGGTCAGCACCTTTTGATATTTGTGAATCGCTTCCAGCACTTTGCCGGTGCCGCGCACCACCGCGGTGAGCGGGTCTTCGGCCACGATGATGGGCAGGCTGGTCTCGCGGCGCAGACGCTCGTC of bacterium contains these proteins:
- the mrdA gene encoding penicillin-binding protein 2 encodes the protein MELSLESKRRLFSGGLALLFLVLIGRFAYVQLLRGEQFLEEANKNRVRVIEVDPPRGLIRDRFGEVLVENSPAYAIYAVPIEIRNAPQAYEIISAALRTTPAELKQQIDRNKRGNFVPVKIGRQVDFAAFSLLNERRLELTGVDFRAESRRTYDHGVKAPHLFGYLSEISDAELSLYGDNYSPGDLIGKKGIERQYEGVMRGVKGHRFIEVDALGRVIRDLTEQDGERFRNNPPEPGKDVLLGLDASLQRMLETELTGKNGGAVVLNCKNGDVLALVSKPDFDPELFSRTLTPEIWNRLLNDPNKPLYDRMVQSVYPPGSTFKMITAIAGLETGLINPNETVFCPGYYVFGGRTFECHKKGGHGTVNLLGALEQSCNVYFYRMGFRVGLEHWSDYAERFGFGRATGIDLGEENAGLLPNVAYLDRRYGKDRWGKGMMLNLAIGQGDLLVTPLQMAAFAMALANEGHSFKPRLRRSVLDPFTGAEEAVEPDSMQVKGIRPETWALVRRGMFLVVNGSRGTAVRSRVEGLVSAGKTGTAQNPHGEPHGWFIGFAPFDDPQIAFCVFIENGGSGSGAAAPIARKILSFLVENNKLTPQSEAEEAAD
- the mreD gene encoding rod shape-determining protein MreD, giving the protein MAKRVLKYLLTFSIFLLVQVGFVPLLTIYEVAPDLLVVGLVLSAIRHGAIAAIVTGFLAGLAQDAFATHLYGLQALAKAVAGFVAAYLARDKLKFGLQVTLGITLATALVHNLIRDGIYYFDADFSLLHLIVRYVIPNSLYTLVLAAIAHLLFAKSFERK
- the mreC gene encoding rod shape-determining protein MreC, giving the protein MKTALLDRSNEYLISRREYFTLFAAIVAAIAILFNNDAPQIDALRGLAVDRLAMLQEKLSWFARLTQSAEEMSALRQRATQLMLENSQLREAYLENFRLRRLLEYRERAPLQFRSARVLFAERSRTPNTVIIDLGARQGMRVNMPVVTPEGLAGKIYKVNERTSLVQLMLDRNFSVSARSQGGRVLGIVSWSDTRGLEMTGVPRNAVIKAGDMVVTSDYSALYPPGLRIGKVIAPSLEKGEPFMRIPLEPAVRFDRLEELFVITTPAESFQVTVADSTSGD